A genomic region of Dickeya solani IPO 2222 contains the following coding sequences:
- a CDS encoding DUF1435 domain-containing protein — protein sequence MLTAMIAACGLWGISWYFGKRLSSAWGILLPAALMPLLALPELNLTHLKYICALAMLLTLSMLFHRRMRHYLLLPSCIALAGGLAALSLTLKGW from the coding sequence ATGCTGACCGCTATGATCGCCGCCTGCGGGCTATGGGGAATAAGCTGGTATTTTGGCAAGCGCCTGTCCAGCGCCTGGGGCATATTGCTGCCGGCGGCGCTGATGCCGCTGCTGGCCCTGCCGGAGCTGAATCTGACCCATCTGAAGTACATCTGTGCGCTGGCGATGCTGCTCACGTTGAGCATGCTGTTTCATCGCCGTATGCGTCACTATCTGCTGTTGCCATCCTGCATTGCGCTGGCAGGCGGCTTGGCGGCGCTGTCGCTTACGCTCAAGGGATGGTAA
- a CDS encoding LysR family transcriptional regulator: MELRYLRYFVAVASTRHFTRAAESLGISQPPLSQQIQKLEREIGTPLFKRLTRGVEMTEAGEALYQDASHILELAESAVERVRSIARGESGAINVGFSCAVTFHPTVLTLLRRYRQHYPSVQLRPREEHIHEILESLRNRTTDIAFVRLPCDIGEEFEGELLADEPMRLVLPENHPFSDQTQINLGQLQEPLIIFPRELCPSLHDLIIRACYLSGYQPKINPLAPHITATISMVASGFGVTFVPESLASIQTGNVTYHNTNTPHLTTQIAVIWRKHDRSATLLNMLQLVRDYLHSA; this comes from the coding sequence ATGGAATTACGTTACCTGCGCTATTTTGTCGCAGTGGCCTCAACCCGGCATTTCACCCGTGCGGCGGAAAGTCTCGGCATATCACAGCCGCCGTTAAGCCAGCAGATTCAAAAACTTGAACGGGAAATTGGGACGCCGTTGTTCAAGCGGCTGACCCGTGGCGTGGAAATGACGGAAGCTGGCGAAGCGCTGTATCAGGACGCCAGCCATATTCTGGAACTGGCCGAATCGGCCGTGGAGAGAGTACGCAGCATCGCCCGCGGGGAGAGCGGCGCGATCAACGTCGGCTTCTCCTGTGCGGTGACGTTTCACCCCACGGTGCTGACGCTGTTGCGCCGTTACCGGCAGCATTATCCCAGCGTCCAGCTGCGGCCGCGGGAAGAGCACATCCATGAGATTCTGGAGAGCCTGCGCAACCGCACCACCGACATCGCGTTTGTGCGCCTGCCATGTGATATCGGCGAGGAGTTTGAAGGCGAATTACTGGCGGATGAGCCGATGCGGCTGGTGCTGCCGGAAAACCATCCGTTCAGCGATCAAACGCAAATCAATCTGGGACAGTTGCAGGAGCCGTTGATCATCTTTCCACGCGAACTCTGCCCCAGCCTGCACGATCTGATTATCCGCGCCTGCTACCTGTCGGGCTACCAGCCCAAAATCAACCCGCTGGCGCCGCATATTACCGCTACCATCAGTATGGTGGCGTCCGGTTTTGGCGTGACCTTTGTCCCCGAATCGCTGGCCAGCATCCAGACCGGCAATGTGACCTATCACAACACCAACACGCCGCACCTCACCACGCAGATTGCCGTTATCTGGCGCAAACATGACCGCTCCGCCACGCTGCTGAACATGCTGCAACTGGTGCGCGACTATCTGCACAGCGCCTGA
- the budA gene encoding acetolactate decarboxylase: MDMKDVNCVDSCVRELASFALHHQKQHPECVIYQTSLMSGLINGVYEGNITMEELLKHGDFGLGTFNDLDGELVALNSRIFQLREDGSARAALPYQKTPFAVMTFFRPTEQIHFGQATSREAIHQRINDLIATDNLFCALRIDGRFSHVETRTVPRQERPYKPMLEAIAQQPTFRFEQCQGSVIGFRSPAYVQGINVAGYHEHFITDDRKGGGHILDYRLEEGVLTFGSIAKLVIDLPRDKDFLKANLSPENLDSVIHSVES; the protein is encoded by the coding sequence ATGGATATGAAAGATGTTAACTGCGTCGACTCCTGCGTCAGGGAACTGGCCAGCTTTGCACTTCATCATCAGAAACAGCATCCGGAGTGCGTTATTTATCAAACGTCATTAATGAGCGGGCTTATTAATGGCGTTTATGAAGGTAACATCACCATGGAAGAACTTCTGAAACATGGCGATTTTGGATTAGGGACGTTTAATGATCTCGACGGTGAACTGGTGGCGCTTAACAGCCGCATCTTCCAGCTCCGTGAAGATGGCAGTGCGCGTGCGGCGCTGCCCTATCAAAAAACGCCTTTCGCGGTAATGACCTTTTTCCGCCCGACGGAGCAGATCCATTTCGGGCAGGCCACCAGCCGCGAAGCGATTCATCAGCGCATTAATGACTTGATTGCAACAGATAATCTGTTTTGTGCCCTGCGGATAGATGGCCGCTTTAGCCACGTGGAAACCCGTACGGTACCTCGCCAGGAACGCCCTTATAAACCGATGCTGGAAGCGATTGCCCAACAACCCACGTTCCGTTTCGAACAGTGTCAGGGCAGCGTTATCGGTTTCCGTAGTCCTGCCTATGTTCAGGGGATTAATGTTGCTGGTTATCACGAGCATTTCATCACTGATGACCGCAAAGGCGGCGGGCATATCCTTGATTATCGACTGGAAGAAGGCGTATTGACCTTTGGCTCTATCGCCAAACTGGTTATTGACCTTCCCCGCGACAAGGATTTCCTAAAAGCCAATTTATCCCCTGAAAATCTCGATAGCGTCATTCACTCCGTGGAGAGCTGA
- the alsS gene encoding acetolactate synthase AlsS has protein sequence MENRDGQQHWSSGAELIVKHLEQQGVNYVFGIPGAKVDRVFDSLVDSSIQTIPVRHEANGAFMAAAVGRLTGKAGVTLVTSGPGCSNLVTGLATATAEGDPMVALGGAVKRADRLKLTHQSLDTVSLFQPVTKYSAEITVSAAISEVMANAFRAAELGRPGAAFISLPEDIVNEPVDSPILARTTLPTLNSAPHADVERVAGLIKKAKNPILLLGLMASQPKNAEALRRLLHHSRLPVTSTYQAAGVIDQQHFDHFAGRVGLFNNQAGDKLLQQADLIVTVGYSPVEYAPALWNSGNATLVHIDVLPAEVENAYRPDVELVGDISITIDMLNEQLSSPIVLSSQSEAILEERRQLRHELATRAINMDGFAIHPLRLVRVMQDLVNKDVTLCVDMGSFHIWLARYLYSFRARQVLMTNGQQTMGVALPWAIAAALVNPQQKVVSVSGDGGFMQSSMELETAVRLKSNILHIIWVDNAYNMVEIQEEKKYHRASGVKFGPIDFKAYAEAFGAKGFAVESAAELVPKLWQAMDVDGPAVIAIPVDYSDNHYLMENVNISQLI, from the coding sequence ATGGAAAATAGGGATGGTCAACAGCATTGGTCTAGCGGTGCGGAGCTGATCGTAAAACATCTTGAGCAGCAAGGCGTCAACTATGTCTTCGGCATTCCTGGTGCAAAAGTAGACCGCGTGTTTGATTCGTTGGTGGATTCGTCGATTCAGACTATTCCCGTGCGCCATGAGGCCAATGGCGCCTTTATGGCGGCCGCCGTCGGCCGTCTTACCGGCAAGGCCGGCGTGACGCTGGTGACGTCGGGGCCTGGCTGTTCGAATCTGGTGACCGGGCTGGCTACCGCGACGGCGGAAGGCGACCCGATGGTGGCGCTGGGGGGCGCGGTCAAACGCGCCGACCGCCTGAAGCTGACCCATCAGAGCCTGGATACCGTCAGCCTGTTTCAGCCGGTGACCAAATACAGCGCTGAAATTACGGTGTCGGCCGCGATTTCAGAAGTGATGGCTAACGCCTTTCGCGCCGCTGAACTCGGGCGACCGGGCGCGGCGTTCATCAGCCTGCCGGAAGATATTGTCAATGAACCGGTAGACAGCCCGATTCTGGCCCGTACCACGCTGCCAACCCTCAACAGCGCGCCGCATGCGGATGTTGAACGGGTGGCCGGGCTGATAAAGAAAGCCAAGAATCCGATACTGCTGCTGGGGCTGATGGCTAGCCAGCCGAAGAACGCCGAGGCGCTGCGCCGCCTGCTGCATCACAGCCGCCTGCCGGTGACCAGTACCTATCAGGCCGCCGGGGTGATTGATCAACAGCACTTTGACCATTTTGCCGGGCGGGTGGGGTTGTTCAACAATCAGGCCGGCGACAAGTTGCTACAGCAGGCCGACCTTATCGTCACGGTCGGTTACAGCCCGGTGGAGTATGCGCCGGCGCTGTGGAATTCTGGTAATGCCACGCTGGTGCACATTGATGTGCTGCCCGCTGAAGTGGAAAACGCCTATCGCCCGGATGTGGAACTGGTTGGCGACATCAGCATCACCATTGATATGCTCAATGAGCAACTGAGTTCGCCGATCGTGCTGTCGTCCCAGTCGGAGGCGATTCTGGAAGAGCGTCGTCAACTGCGCCATGAACTGGCGACCCGCGCCATCAACATGGACGGCTTCGCCATCCATCCGCTACGGTTGGTGCGGGTGATGCAGGATCTGGTCAATAAAGACGTTACCCTGTGCGTGGACATGGGCAGCTTCCATATCTGGCTGGCGCGTTATCTCTACAGTTTCCGCGCCCGTCAGGTGCTGATGACCAACGGTCAGCAGACCATGGGGGTGGCGCTGCCGTGGGCGATCGCCGCCGCGCTGGTGAACCCGCAACAGAAGGTGGTGTCGGTGTCCGGGGACGGCGGTTTCATGCAGTCCAGTATGGAGCTGGAAACCGCGGTGCGGCTGAAGTCCAACATTCTGCACATTATCTGGGTGGATAACGCCTACAACATGGTGGAAATTCAGGAAGAGAAAAAATATCACCGCGCTTCCGGCGTCAAATTCGGGCCGATTGACTTCAAAGCCTATGCGGAAGCTTTCGGCGCTAAAGGTTTTGCCGTGGAGTCCGCCGCCGAACTGGTGCCGAAACTCTGGCAGGCGATGGATGTGGACGGCCCGGCGGTAATCGCCATTCCGGTGGATTACTCCGACAATCATTACCTGATGGAGAACGTGAATATCAGCCAACTGATCTGA
- the fucO gene encoding lactaldehyde reductase: protein MAHRMILNETSYFGSGAIAHLTEEVQRRGFRKALVVTDKELMKYGVAGKVTALLDNASLPYDIYDGVIPNPTIAVVRQGVERFQASGADYLIAIGGGSPQDTCKAIGIIINNPEFADVRSLEGVAPTRKPSVPILAIPTTSGTAAEVTINYVITDEEKRRKFVCVDPHDIPIVSFIDADMMSSMPASLKAATGIDALTHAIEGFTTLGAWELTDMLHLKAIEVISRSLRDSVAGKPQGVEAMALGQYIAGMGFSNVGLGLVHGMAHPLGAFYNTPHGVANAILLPHIMAWNAEYTGEKFRAIAVAMGVQGADNMPLTQVRNAAIQAVRQLAQDVDIPAQLRQVGVKEQDLPALAQAAFDDVCTGGNPRPASVKEIEALYQSIY, encoded by the coding sequence ATGGCACACAGAATGATACTGAATGAAACGTCCTATTTTGGCAGCGGCGCCATCGCCCACCTGACCGAAGAGGTGCAGCGACGCGGCTTTCGCAAGGCGCTGGTGGTGACGGACAAGGAACTGATGAAGTACGGCGTAGCGGGTAAAGTGACCGCGCTGCTGGACAACGCGAGCCTGCCTTATGACATCTATGACGGCGTGATTCCCAACCCAACCATCGCCGTCGTCCGGCAGGGCGTCGAACGTTTTCAAGCGTCTGGCGCCGACTACCTGATCGCCATCGGCGGCGGTTCGCCGCAGGACACCTGTAAAGCCATCGGCATCATCATCAACAACCCGGAATTCGCCGATGTGCGCAGCCTGGAAGGGGTCGCGCCCACCCGCAAACCCAGCGTGCCGATTCTCGCCATACCCACTACTTCCGGCACCGCGGCGGAAGTCACCATCAACTACGTCATCACCGATGAAGAGAAACGGCGCAAATTCGTTTGCGTCGACCCGCACGATATCCCCATCGTGTCATTCATCGACGCGGACATGATGAGCAGTATGCCCGCCTCACTCAAAGCCGCCACCGGCATCGACGCCCTGACCCACGCTATCGAAGGGTTCACTACCCTGGGCGCCTGGGAATTGACCGACATGCTGCACCTCAAAGCCATCGAAGTCATCAGCCGTTCGCTGCGCGACTCGGTAGCTGGCAAACCGCAGGGCGTGGAAGCGATGGCGCTGGGGCAATATATCGCCGGTATGGGTTTTTCCAACGTCGGCCTGGGGCTGGTGCACGGTATGGCGCATCCGTTGGGCGCGTTCTATAACACCCCGCACGGCGTCGCCAACGCGATTCTGCTGCCCCATATCATGGCCTGGAACGCGGAATACACCGGTGAGAAATTCCGCGCCATCGCCGTGGCGATGGGTGTGCAAGGCGCGGACAACATGCCGCTGACGCAGGTGCGGAACGCGGCGATTCAGGCGGTGCGACAACTGGCGCAGGATGTGGATATCCCGGCGCAATTGCGTCAGGTCGGCGTTAAAGAGCAGGATCTTCCGGCGCTGGCGCAGGCGGCATTCGACGATGTCTGCACCGGCGGCAATCCGCGCCCGGCCAGCGTGAAGGAGATTGAAGCGTTGTATCAGTCGATCTACTGA
- the gcvT gene encoding glycine cleavage system aminomethyltransferase GcvT, translated as MANHTPLYEQHLADGAKMVDFHGWMMPLHYGSQLDEHHIVRNSAGMFDVSHMTIVDLHGARVREFLRYLLANDVAKLTQPGKALYTAMLTPSAGVIDDLIVYFQTEDYFRLVVNSATREKDLAWITEHAKPFMVEITEREDLSLIAVQGPQAQEKVRSLLNDAQREHVAGMKPFFGVQAGDLFIATTGYTGEAGYEIALPQEQAVGFWQQLLAAGVKPCGLGARDTLRLEAGMNLYGQDMDESISPLAANMGWTIVWQPEDRQFIGREALERQQAEGTEQLVGLVMTEKGVLRHGQPVRFTDNHGVMQEGVITSGSFSPTLGVSIALARVPAGIGEQAIVQIRNREMPVHVTKPNFVRAGKALVQF; from the coding sequence ATGGCAAACCACACTCCGTTGTATGAACAGCATCTGGCCGATGGCGCCAAAATGGTGGACTTTCATGGCTGGATGATGCCGCTGCACTACGGCTCTCAGCTGGACGAACATCACATCGTACGTAACAGCGCCGGCATGTTTGATGTGTCGCACATGACCATCGTGGATCTGCACGGCGCCCGCGTCCGTGAATTTTTGCGTTATCTGCTGGCGAATGATGTCGCCAAACTCACCCAGCCCGGCAAAGCGCTCTACACCGCCATGCTGACGCCCTCCGCCGGCGTGATTGACGATCTGATTGTCTATTTCCAGACCGAGGACTACTTCCGGCTGGTGGTGAACTCCGCCACCCGCGAGAAGGATCTGGCCTGGATCACCGAACACGCCAAACCGTTCATGGTGGAGATTACCGAACGTGAGGACCTGTCGCTGATCGCGGTGCAAGGGCCGCAGGCGCAGGAAAAAGTGCGCAGCCTGCTGAACGATGCCCAGCGTGAGCACGTGGCCGGCATGAAACCCTTCTTTGGCGTACAGGCGGGCGACCTGTTTATCGCCACCACTGGCTATACTGGCGAAGCAGGCTATGAAATCGCGCTGCCGCAGGAACAGGCGGTCGGCTTCTGGCAACAACTGCTGGCGGCCGGCGTCAAACCCTGCGGACTGGGCGCACGCGACACGCTGCGTCTGGAAGCAGGCATGAACCTGTACGGTCAGGACATGGATGAATCCATCTCGCCGCTGGCGGCTAACATGGGCTGGACCATCGTCTGGCAGCCGGAAGACCGTCAGTTCATCGGCCGCGAAGCGCTGGAGCGTCAGCAGGCGGAAGGCACCGAACAGCTGGTCGGCCTGGTGATGACCGAAAAAGGCGTGCTGCGTCACGGTCAGCCGGTCCGCTTTACCGATAATCATGGCGTCATGCAGGAAGGGGTGATCACCAGCGGGTCGTTTTCGCCCACGCTGGGCGTCAGCATCGCGCTGGCCCGTGTCCCCGCCGGTATCGGCGAACAGGCTATCGTGCAGATTCGTAATCGCGAGATGCCGGTGCATGTGACCAAACCCAATTTCGTCCGCGCCGGCAAGGCGCTGGTTCAGTTTTAA
- the gcvH gene encoding glycine cleavage system protein GcvH: MSNVPAELKYTSSHEWVMAEGNGVYSVGITEHAQELLGDMVFVDLPEVGSTVNAGDDCAVAESVKAASDIYAPISGEVVEVNDELEGAPELVNSAPYAEGWLFRIKASDEDELNELLDAAGYQALLEAEDGDDEE, encoded by the coding sequence ATGAGCAATGTTCCGGCAGAATTGAAATATACCTCGTCCCATGAATGGGTGATGGCGGAAGGCAACGGCGTTTATAGCGTGGGCATCACCGAGCACGCGCAGGAATTGCTGGGCGATATGGTGTTTGTCGATCTGCCGGAAGTCGGCAGCACGGTCAACGCTGGTGACGACTGCGCCGTGGCGGAATCCGTCAAGGCCGCGTCCGACATCTACGCGCCGATCAGCGGCGAAGTGGTGGAAGTCAACGACGAACTGGAAGGCGCACCGGAACTGGTGAACAGCGCGCCGTATGCCGAAGGCTGGCTGTTCCGCATCAAGGCGTCTGATGAAGACGAACTGAACGAATTGCTTGATGCCGCTGGCTATCAGGCGCTGCTGGAAGCAGAAGACGGCGACGACGAAGAATAA
- the gcvP gene encoding aminomethyl-transferring glycine dehydrogenase: MTQTLSQLEHGSAFTERHIGPSAAQQQQMLAAIGADSLDGLTRQIVPADIQLPHPPAVGDAATEYQALAELKAIAGRNLRYKSYIGMGYHAVLTPPVILRNVLENPGWYTAYTPYQPEVSQGRLEALLNFQQVTQDLTGLELASASLLDEATAAAEAMAMAKRVSKLKQANRFFVADDVHPQTLDVVRTRAQTFGFDIVTGNAADAVKYDDVFGVLLQQTGTSGELHDYRALMSELKNRKVIISVVSDIMALVLLDAPGKQGADIVLGSAQRFGVPMGYGGPHAAFFACRDEYKRAMPGRIIGVSRDAAGNTALRMAMQTREQHIRREKANSNICTSQVLLANIAGMYAVYHGPQGLKRIAGRIHRLADILAAGLTQRGLTLRHQHWFDTLTVEVADKAAVLGRALSAGINLRADLDGAVGIALDETTSRYDVLALFTVLLGDDHGLDIDTLDATVSRQSASIPAALLRGDDILTHPVFNQYHSETEMMRYLHRLESKDLALNQAMIPLGSCTMKLNAVAEMLPITWPEFAELHPFCPTEQALGYRQLITQLSDWLVQLTGYDAVCMQPNSGAQGEYAGLLAIRRYHESRNEGERNLCLIPSSAHGTNPASAQMAGMQVVVVACDKQGNIDLHDLREKAQQAGDKLSCIMVTYPSTHGVYEETIREVCQIVHQYGGQVYLDGANMNAQVGITSPGHIGADVSHLNLHKTFCIPHGGGGPGMGPIGVKAHLAPFVPGHQVVAMDGVLTRQGAVSAAPFGSASILPISWMYIRMMGAHGLKQASQLAILNANYVATRLKDAYPVLYTGRDDRVAHECILDIRPLKESTGISEMDIAKRLIDYGFHAPTMSFPVAGTLMIEPTESESKVELDRFIDAMLAIRAEIDRVAAGEWPHEDNPLVNAPHTQTELAADWSHPYSRELAVFPAGQTHKYWPAVKRLDDVYGDRNLFCSCVPMSEYQ, from the coding sequence ATGACCCAGACTCTCAGTCAACTCGAACACGGCAGCGCCTTCACGGAGCGCCACATTGGCCCGTCGGCCGCTCAGCAACAGCAGATGCTGGCCGCTATCGGGGCGGATTCGCTGGACGGGCTTACCCGCCAGATCGTACCCGCCGATATCCAGTTGCCCCACCCGCCGGCGGTAGGCGACGCCGCCACCGAGTATCAGGCGTTGGCCGAACTGAAGGCGATCGCCGGGCGCAACCTGCGTTACAAAAGCTACATTGGCATGGGCTACCACGCGGTGCTGACGCCGCCGGTGATTCTGCGCAACGTGCTGGAAAACCCGGGCTGGTATACCGCTTATACGCCGTATCAGCCGGAAGTGTCGCAGGGGCGTCTGGAAGCGTTGCTGAATTTCCAGCAGGTGACGCAGGATCTGACCGGTCTGGAGCTGGCTTCCGCTTCGTTGCTGGATGAAGCGACCGCCGCCGCGGAAGCGATGGCGATGGCCAAACGTGTCAGCAAACTCAAGCAGGCAAACCGTTTCTTCGTCGCCGACGACGTGCATCCGCAGACGCTGGACGTGGTGCGCACCCGCGCGCAGACCTTCGGCTTTGATATCGTTACCGGCAATGCCGCTGACGCCGTGAAGTATGACGACGTCTTCGGCGTGTTGCTGCAACAGACAGGCACCAGCGGCGAGTTGCACGATTATCGCGCGCTGATGTCTGAGCTGAAAAACCGCAAAGTGATCATCAGCGTGGTGTCGGACATCATGGCGCTGGTGCTGCTGGACGCGCCGGGCAAACAGGGCGCCGACATTGTGCTGGGGTCCGCCCAGCGTTTCGGCGTACCGATGGGCTACGGCGGCCCGCACGCGGCGTTTTTCGCCTGTCGCGACGAATACAAACGCGCGATGCCGGGCCGTATTATCGGTGTTTCGCGCGATGCCGCCGGCAACACCGCGCTGCGCATGGCGATGCAGACCCGCGAACAGCACATTCGCCGCGAAAAAGCCAACTCCAACATCTGTACCTCGCAGGTACTGCTGGCCAACATTGCCGGCATGTACGCGGTGTATCACGGGCCGCAGGGGTTGAAACGCATTGCCGGGCGCATCCACCGCCTGGCCGACATTCTGGCTGCCGGGCTGACCCAACGCGGTCTGACGCTGCGCCATCAGCACTGGTTCGATACCCTGACCGTTGAGGTCGCCGATAAGGCGGCGGTACTGGGCCGCGCGCTGAGCGCCGGCATCAACCTGCGCGCCGATCTGGATGGCGCGGTCGGCATCGCGCTGGATGAAACCACCAGCCGCTACGACGTGCTGGCGCTGTTCACCGTGTTGCTGGGCGACGATCACGGGTTGGATATCGATACGCTGGATGCGACGGTCAGCCGCCAGTCGGCGTCAATCCCGGCGGCGTTGCTGCGCGGTGACGACATCCTGACTCACCCGGTATTCAACCAGTACCACAGCGAAACCGAAATGATGCGCTATCTGCATCGTCTGGAAAGTAAGGATCTGGCGCTGAATCAGGCGATGATCCCGCTCGGCTCCTGCACCATGAAGCTCAACGCGGTGGCGGAAATGCTGCCGATTACCTGGCCGGAATTCGCTGAACTGCACCCGTTCTGCCCGACCGAACAGGCGCTGGGTTACCGTCAACTGATCACGCAACTGTCCGACTGGCTGGTGCAACTGACCGGCTATGACGCGGTGTGTATGCAGCCGAACTCCGGCGCTCAGGGCGAATACGCCGGTCTGCTGGCGATCCGCCGTTATCACGAAAGCCGTAACGAAGGCGAGCGCAACCTCTGCCTGATCCCCAGTTCCGCCCACGGCACCAACCCGGCTTCCGCCCAGATGGCGGGGATGCAGGTGGTGGTGGTGGCCTGCGACAAGCAGGGCAATATCGACCTGCACGACCTGCGGGAAAAAGCGCAGCAGGCCGGCGATAAGCTCTCCTGCATCATGGTGACTTACCCGTCCACCCACGGGGTGTACGAAGAAACCATCCGCGAAGTGTGCCAGATCGTTCATCAGTACGGCGGCCAGGTGTATCTGGACGGCGCCAACATGAACGCGCAGGTAGGCATTACCTCGCCGGGTCACATCGGCGCGGACGTGTCGCACCTCAACTTGCATAAAACGTTTTGCATTCCGCACGGCGGCGGCGGCCCGGGTATGGGGCCGATCGGCGTGAAGGCGCATCTGGCGCCGTTTGTGCCGGGCCATCAGGTGGTGGCGATGGACGGCGTGCTGACTCGTCAGGGCGCGGTTTCCGCCGCGCCGTTCGGCAGCGCTTCCATCCTGCCGATCAGCTGGATGTACATCCGCATGATGGGCGCACACGGGCTGAAACAGGCCAGCCAACTGGCGATCCTGAACGCCAACTACGTGGCGACGCGCCTGAAAGACGCTTATCCGGTGTTGTATACCGGGCGCGATGATCGCGTAGCGCACGAGTGCATTCTGGACATTCGTCCGCTGAAAGAGAGCACCGGCATCAGCGAGATGGATATCGCCAAGCGTTTGATCGACTACGGTTTCCATGCGCCAACCATGTCGTTCCCGGTGGCGGGTACGTTGATGATCGAGCCGACCGAGTCGGAAAGCAAAGTGGAACTGGACCGTTTCATCGACGCGATGCTGGCGATCCGTGCCGAGATCGACCGCGTGGCGGCGGGCGAATGGCCGCACGAAGACAATCCGCTGGTAAATGCGCCGCACACCCAAACCGAGCTGGCAGCCGACTGGTCGCATCCGTACAGCCGCGAGCTGGCGGTATTCCCGGCCGGGCAGACCCATAAATACTGGCCGGCGGTGAAACGTCTGGATGACGTGTACGGCGACCGTAATCTGTTCTGCTCCTGCGTGCCGATGAGCGAGTACCAGTAA
- a CDS encoding LysE family translocator has protein sequence MLGIHDISLFILSGILLNIMPGPDSLLIMTKSSSQGWRAGSAAALGIGSGTLVHVLAAALGLSAILATSATAFTVVKVLGAVYLVYIGVQALLDKSAHRANADSDVLPANRPVLSMRRIYWQGFLTNVLNPKVALFFLAFMPQFIDPQAPQKALAFIVLGLIFNFNGMLWCHFLAASTALASSKLKVSKAVRFWLNKTIGVLFISLGVKLAMTAKN, from the coding sequence ATGTTAGGCATTCACGATATTTCACTGTTTATCCTGTCCGGCATTTTGCTCAACATCATGCCGGGACCGGATTCGTTGCTGATTATGACCAAGAGTTCGTCGCAGGGATGGCGTGCGGGCTCGGCTGCGGCGCTGGGCATCGGTTCCGGCACGCTGGTGCATGTTCTGGCCGCGGCATTGGGGCTGTCCGCCATTCTGGCTACCTCGGCCACCGCGTTTACGGTGGTGAAAGTGCTGGGGGCTGTCTATCTGGTGTATATCGGCGTGCAAGCGTTGCTGGATAAATCCGCTCACCGCGCTAATGCCGACAGCGATGTTTTGCCGGCCAACCGGCCTGTGCTTTCCATGCGGAGAATCTACTGGCAGGGGTTTCTCACCAACGTGCTAAACCCGAAAGTGGCGCTGTTCTTTCTGGCGTTCATGCCTCAGTTCATTGACCCGCAGGCGCCGCAGAAAGCGCTGGCGTTTATCGTTCTGGGATTGATCTTCAATTTCAACGGCATGCTGTGGTGTCACTTTCTGGCCGCGTCGACCGCGTTGGCCAGCAGCAAGCTGAAAGTCAGTAAAGCGGTGCGTTTCTGGCTGAATAAAACCATTGGCGTGCTGTTTATTTCACTGGGCGTGAAGCTGGCGATGACGGCAAAAAACTGA
- a CDS encoding HD domain-containing protein: MSFALPVLDFGPMTDVVRFLMEIDKLKSVQRRSKVIGTDRQEDSAEHSWHFAVAVMSLAPYADDGIDINHVLKMALIHDIVEIDAGDVLVYDLKAREAIQEQEQAAAVRIFGLLPPPQRDQFLALWHEYEAGDTAEARFALMIDRVMPVLMNLHNGGQSWVEHGIRLEQVLSRNAFISDINPALWSYLKQHLEQAQAKGWLK; the protein is encoded by the coding sequence ATGTCGTTCGCTTTACCCGTACTGGATTTCGGCCCCATGACCGATGTCGTCCGGTTTCTGATGGAAATCGACAAACTCAAGAGCGTTCAGCGCCGTTCCAAGGTGATTGGCACCGATCGTCAGGAAGACTCTGCAGAGCACAGCTGGCATTTTGCCGTCGCGGTGATGAGCCTGGCGCCTTATGCCGATGACGGTATCGACATCAACCACGTGCTGAAAATGGCGCTGATTCACGACATCGTGGAGATCGACGCCGGAGACGTGCTGGTGTATGACCTGAAAGCCCGCGAAGCCATTCAGGAACAGGAACAAGCCGCCGCTGTGCGCATTTTCGGCCTGCTGCCGCCACCGCAGCGCGACCAGTTTCTGGCGTTATGGCACGAGTACGAAGCCGGAGACACCGCCGAAGCGCGTTTCGCGCTGATGATCGACCGCGTAATGCCGGTGCTGATGAACCTGCACAACGGCGGCCAAAGCTGGGTGGAGCACGGTATCCGGCTGGAGCAGGTGTTGAGCCGCAACGCCTTTATCAGCGACATCAACCCGGCGCTGTGGAGCTATCTGAAACAGCACCTGGAACAAGCGCAGGCGAAGGGCTGGTTGAAATAA